Genomic segment of Polycladomyces abyssicola:
CCCGGTGCAGGTTGTTTCGGATGTATTCATGCGTCTTTTCATTGGTATAGGTCAGCCAACACGAAAGCTGGTCGGTAATGTACTCGGTTGTTTCATAGGAGAACGCCCGCGGTACATCGTCACCGGGCTGTTCCTCCATCACACTCGTATCGATTGTGTTTTTGTTCACCCGCGGAGGTGTACCCGTTTTGAACCGAACCATTTCAAAACCGAGATCTTGCAATTGATACGCCAGATTGATCGACGGTTGCTGGTTGTTAGGGCCACTTTCGTAAGCCAAATCCCCGATGATGATTTTGCCGCGGAGGTATGTCCCCGTCGTCAGTACCACCGCTTTGGCGCGGTATTCTGCTCCGGTCCGGGTGATGACGCCGTGACAGACACCGTTTTCCACGATCAATTTTTCCACCATGTTCTGGTGGAGGTCGAGATTGGGCTGTTTCTCAATCGTCCGTTTCATCTCCTGTTGATACATCACCTTGTCCGCTTGCGCTCGCAGGGCGTACACAGCCGGACCTTTTCCCGTATTGAGCATTCGCATCTGAATGTGGGTTTTGTCGATATTGCGCGCCATTTCCCCACCCAAAGCGTCGATTTCGCGTACAACGTGCCCTTTGGCCGGTCCGCCGATCGACGGGTTACACGGCATGTAGGCGATCGTATCGAGACTCAACGTCAACAACAGAGTTTTGCAACCCATGCGCGCAGCAGCCAATGCCGCTTCACATCCGGCATGTCCGGCACCGATCACGATGACATCGTATTCACCCGCTCGATAAGTCATCTTTCATCCCTCCTTTATTTCCCCAAACAGAACTGGGAAAAGATCTGGTCAATCAAGTCTTCCGCCACCGCATCACCGATGATTTCGCCCAAGGCTTGCCAGGCGTTTTTCAAATCGATCTCCACCATATCCAGCGGCATGCCCGATTCAATGCCGTCAATCACTTCCCGAACACTTCGCTTGGCCTGTTCCAACAGGTGAATGTGGCGAGCATTGCTGACGATGGCCGTATCTCCCACTTCCATTTTGCCGGTAAAAAAGAGATCAGCAATCGCTTGCTCCAAATCGTCGATTCCCCGCTCTTCCTTCAACGACGTGGTAATAAGTGGTTTGTCACCGATGAGCCGCTTTACTTCATCCAATTCGATCCGACGGGGCAAGTCCGTTTTATTCACCATCACGATGGCGGTTTGCTCACGGATGAGTTCGATCAGCCGACGATCGTCCTCGGTCAAAGACTCATTGTGATTGAGTACCAAAATGACCAGATCCGCCTGCTCCAGTGCACGATGGGAACGCTCCACACCAATCCGTTCCACCACGTCCTCCGTCTCCCGGATACCAGCGGTGTCGATCAGACGCAAAGGCACTCCCCGTACGTTCACATATTCTTCGATCACGTCCCGGGTCGTACCGGGGATGTCGGTGACGATCGCTTTATTTTCATGCGTGAGCGCGTTCAACAGCGACGATTTTCCCACATTGGGACGACCGACGATCACTGTGGCGATCCCTTCGCGTAAAATTTTGCCCTGACGGGCCGTTTGCAGCAGACGCTCGATTTCCGCCTCCACCTCGCGGCATTCCTTGAGCAGCATGTTAGCCGTCATCTCTTCCGCGTCGTATTCGGGATAATCCACATTGACCGCCAGATGGGCCAGCGATTCGATGATTTTTTGGCGCAGGCGCTGGATCATCTTGGACAATCGTCCTTCTGCCTGGTGCATGGCGACCCGGGCCGCCCGGTCCGTTTTGGCGCGGATCAGGTCGATCACCGCTTCCGCCTGCGACAAGTCGATCCGCCCGTTTAAAAACGCGCGTTTGGTGAATTCTCCCGGCTCCGCCAGCCGTGCTCCGGCCGACAACAGGACTTCCAGGGTGTTTTGGACGGGGACCATCCCGCCGTGGCAACTCACTTCCACCACGTCTTCCCGCGTAAACGTGCGGGGTGCCCGCATCACGGTGACCAATACCTCATCGATTCGTTCCCCCGTCTCCGGATGAACGATATGACCATAATGTACAGTATGGGAATCCACTTCTTTCAGCGATCGTTTTCCACGATAGACCGAATCCACAATCGGAATCGCCTCCGGGCCGCTCACCCGGATAACGGCGATCCCACCTTCCCCTACAGGCGTGGAGATGGCCGCGATCGTATCGTTTTCCATCTCTGTTCACCTCATATCCGAACCATCGACTAACGTTAGGATACCACATCGAAAAAGCGACTTGACACTCAACTGCCCGAAGCTCCAAATCTCCACGGGCATGCACACGATGGGACTTTTTCCTCAATCAAATACATAGTATCTCCCGGAATCATCTGATAAACAAAAAACTCCCCATACGGAGAGTTGGGTGAAACGAACGTCACGCTTTGGTGGCCAAGGCGACGACGACACGTCGGCGGGGTTCCTCCCCCTCGCTGTAGGTGGTAAGCCTGTCGTACTTTTGAATATGGGTG
This window contains:
- the mnmE gene encoding tRNA uridine-5-carboxymethylaminomethyl(34) synthesis GTPase MnmE gives rise to the protein MENDTIAAISTPVGEGGIAVIRVSGPEAIPIVDSVYRGKRSLKEVDSHTVHYGHIVHPETGERIDEVLVTVMRAPRTFTREDVVEVSCHGGMVPVQNTLEVLLSAGARLAEPGEFTKRAFLNGRIDLSQAEAVIDLIRAKTDRAARVAMHQAEGRLSKMIQRLRQKIIESLAHLAVNVDYPEYDAEEMTANMLLKECREVEAEIERLLQTARQGKILREGIATVIVGRPNVGKSSLLNALTHENKAIVTDIPGTTRDVIEEYVNVRGVPLRLIDTAGIRETEDVVERIGVERSHRALEQADLVILVLNHNESLTEDDRRLIELIREQTAIVMVNKTDLPRRIELDEVKRLIGDKPLITTSLKEERGIDDLEQAIADLFFTGKMEVGDTAIVSNARHIHLLEQAKRSVREVIDGIESGMPLDMVEIDLKNAWQALGEIIGDAVAEDLIDQIFSQFCLGK